Sequence from the Paralichthys olivaceus isolate ysfri-2021 chromosome 1, ASM2471397v2, whole genome shotgun sequence genome:
gttgggacaaaagtatttaaagtatttcatgaaaagtttgttttggtttgagaAGTTGGTAGTGTAACATTTACTGATGGTAAagattgtatatatatatatatttaaatatgactATAGTTATCAACTGAAAATGAGTTTCTTCTTTCCATTCACTCGACCACAGTGAGCTCCaacagaggtcaaaggtgacaGCATTTTTCAAGGACATCTGTACAGAAGTTATtaaagaaggaggaggatgttTCTCTAAAACCAGTTTCTCTGTTTCAGTATTTATAAGTGGTTATTGTGCACCATGATCTTTATGATCTTTGCCATTGATCTGATCCTGTGGGTAATCACTGTACCGTCTCACCGACACTGCTCTGAGCAACGAGAGGCTGAAAATGAAATCCAATCTCAGAGGTTGTGTTTGAGATAACAACTCAGAGATAAAAGTTTAATGCGATTTTTTACTGTGAAATCTTTGCAACCCAGACCACCATGAACtttgcaaccccccccccccaacccaatAAATCTACCTACAAGAACAGCTTCAACAGCAGAGGTGTGTGAGTTTGGATTCTTTTGAAGAACAAAGTAATTAATCACAGTCATGTGGATTTGAAAGCAGTGAGGCTGTATTCTGCACTGAATTTACCTTTGCAGTTATTGCAGCACAATGTTTCCCTTTAACTGTATAACACTGATATTGCACAACATTAAGCCATCAGTATTTGGCACTGTGAGAGTTCAGATCCTCTTGTTTCTGTCAATAGTAGAACGCAGTACACACAGTCAGGAATAGGTGACGGGCTCAATaacatcatcattttatttccttcactgacctttttcattttcaagctcATTGACTCACAATGTTTTACAAATTGGAGCCGAAACAGAGCAAATGTTTTGTCACCTGGGGACCGGCATTATTTCAAACACGACGAAAACTGCCTAAATCCACGTCTGTAAAGTTCTAGGAGTTTTTTTGGGACTGCCTTTCAATTGGTGTAGGTTCCCTGGAGAACGGTGGAGGTACAAGACCAGTCTGGATAAATGTGTCATTTGTTGTGGACCCTGAGTTTGTCGTTGCAGCTGAGACTTAATCTATTCCTACAGTTGGGTCATTGAGTTGTCGTCAGTGTTTAATGCCAGCATCAGATCCGACTGATTGCCAGACTTATAAATGGGCCGCACATGatattggttgttgttgtgcagTCATTTGGATGATACATTCAAAACAGTGTGATTGTTTGTTGCTCAATCACCAGTCACACTGAGGAGTATCTACTGTGTATGTACATTCACCGCCACGCTCCACCAGATGTCCTTTCTAATGtggtgtttgtatgtgtttgttggACGGAAATCGTTCACTGCTGAGAGGAATACAAAGGAATGAGTTACATCAGGATGTGTGCAAGTGTGGTTCTAAAGATCGTcctctctgcctgtgttcctGCTGCCATCCACACTGAGTGATTAGGTTCATTTGTTGGGCTAAATGTCAGCATCAGACCAGACACAGGACTGTGTAGCAGACTGATAAAGGACCAGTACCCTCCCACACAATATTGGATCCGCCGACACAGTCACTGtgtctcagagagagagagagagagagagagagagagagagagagagagagagagagaaaataagcaTAGATAATATATCTGATGCAGACTGAGGAGGCTCATGGATTTACTAATAATCTTTGTGCTCCATGATTTCTgatatatcacacacacacacacacacacacaacataaatagaaacatacatttctgtgcatgtatgtgtgttacaTTATTTTACAGGTTGCCTTTGGTTTATTTAATATGGATGAATATAACTCAAATTAAACAGGAAATTTAgaataaactgtttttaaagttgttaaataatgtttgatttaaattgtTTATATCACTGCATCAAATAGTAACTCTGTTATATTgcgatttttattatttctttaaattatattcaGCTTCCTGACTCAAACCTCAAACATCATATTGAACCTTTACAGTCAAGACTCAGCTTTCTATATATTATAAAGCAAAAACTGAAATGTGATTATTACTGAGCTAATGCTTTTGATCCCTGTCACTAGACTAATGGTAAATGTTGTCGGGTCAGATGTGGTGTGTATTGCTTCACTCCCCCCCCCACTGATTCCAATCTAAAATCGATTGTCAAGCATTGTCAACCACAACCGGCTTTTTAATTCAACAGTTTTCTAGTTATTTGAGGACCATTAACTTTTAATAAGATGTCCATTAGTAGAGGTTAAATGGGTGGGAGAGGACAtactgttctctgtgtgtgtgtgtgtgtgtgtgtgtgtttagcttgtgtgtatgcttgtgtgtgtgtgcgtgtgtgttgtttgcttgttttgttcGGCCCCATGGAAAATATATGATGACATTGTCcatttgtttgctgtttgctctctcgctctcgctctctctctctggctgtctTGCGTTTTGTTCTCATTAAGTTGAGAATAAAACCTTATAAACTAGATTTCTTGCAAAGGTTTGGAAGCTTGGTTAAAGAGATGCAAAAAGCAGGATAGGTTACTGACATACTGAATAACAACCAGAAGATATGATATGTGGTAGAATCTCAGAGGAAAAGCTTGCTAAAAGAAAAGGTGTGACACATCCATACACTCACGACCGTTCACTGGTGTATTGTGTGACTCTCAAGGTAACAGTGCTTCCACATGACCAACCACACTGTATgagtcatttgttttcattgtgcgGAGCAGCAGCCCTGCTCCACTCCATTAGCTCCACTGCTTATCCTCAGGGGTCGCAGCAGGAGTCAGTCCCACCTACAGCAGCACCTCTTCAAATGACATTACAATTAAGGAGGCAAGTAGCACATTCTGTTTGAAATGTCATCATGGGACACAAATAGTGTTTAGGGCTGATCTCACACAACTGTGACTGTTAATTTCAAAATAGGACAATAATTACTTAGGCCTGATAGTGATAATAATATTTCTTTTCTGGTTGAGGAGACATGACACATAGCGGTGGTAAGAGTAAAATATTAATAGGTTCCATTCAGCAGGAAGTCCTGGACGCAGCAGGAGAAGCAAGAGTAAGAGCATGAAAGAgaatacaacaaataaataataatcagctGGTTCCACATTAACCTGCATTACAAATATGTTCAGTTGCATTTGCTTACTTTTCATGTCCTGGAACAAGCCAACAAATTCCTGAAGGAGATTTACAAACTCACCAGCGTAGTCAGGCGACATGGCAGATGACATGGAAGATGTTTGTTCttgcagaggaggaaaatgcaCAGTGACTGAATACAACACACAATTTCACTCCacttcacagcagcaacacgGCCCCCTTTTGAAGTCTCCTTCTGAATGAGCTTTCAgcttctcatctctctctgcacatTAACAGGCCTGCAGCCCCACTGTCTCTGTCAGAATACAGTCAACAATCTCAGATGAAAAGTATCTATTATATGTCTTAGTATTCCAACCTGATCATCATTTGTCTTAatggcagaaaaaaacatttgttgtcatgactttattttctttttgtatgtCTGAGatggttttttaaaatattattattcatttcttCATGGGTCatcttttttcaaaaaatatggaatcacaaatatacatacacaaaacagactaaatatgtaaataaatatatattttaagttcCTTTATCATTAAATAACTTAAGTTCACTTAATTCTTGTTGCtctttaacacattttttaatatttaagcTTTTAAAAATCCCTGTAATGAATTTCCtttcttcatttgtcttttatatTGTCCTAATTTAATGACTTCAACAAAATACTAATTGAATTCttgtaaaaatttaaaatacttGAACTACAGATACATTATAACTATCatgtgacaaaaaaatgtatatgcTGATAATCATTTAATAATAACCATTACTAATTATGTGCTTCTGTGTACGCCaaacattctttaaaaaagaTTCATATAGAAGCAACAGGGACCTTTCACTTCAAATTCAATGTCACTACTTTCACTAGTTTGCTTTGTCTGATAATATTAGCAGAAATAATTCAAAGATGTTCTCCTCTGTTTATACTCTACACTACGATCGTTGGAGCTTTCACATACTTAATTCACATACGGTAGCATGAAACATTTAGACTCTGCTTGTGACTCAGGGTGAAGCCTGCCATCAAAAACGCAGTGTGATATCAGCCATCTATTATTTAACAGTCGCCCCTACCTCTAAATAGCTCTTTGCATGATCTGCTCAGCGCTCCAGTCAGCCTaaagataaacaacaaaacGCCTCTACAACAGAattacatcattttattttccatcccCCACAACAGGCCAAATGTTTAAACATACTGTTTTGATAAATGTGGTTTTGTGCAACGCTGACAATCTTTCTCCTCTCCGTGATTTCAACGTCTCCATTGACATCTAAAGAGAAAACGCTGGCACATTAATGTTTAGACCGAGTGAAAATAGACTGTAGTTATTCCACAAGAATCATTAAAgtctctttttaaaatattctttatGTCATGTAATATTTAGTTCATCTTACATGCTGCAcacatgaaaatgtatattCTATGTCATTGGTATTATACAGTTTGCTTAAGATTCagaaaaagttgaaaataaCGAGGCTACTTAATGTGTCTGACGCCTCGTTAAATAGTAAAAATGCTCCATTtaactcatcatcatcatcacatttgcATTAATGAGGCaccgtgtgtttgttttataaagTAGATTTTAATTCCAAATTAATTATCTCACAAAGCATAAAACCCATTTTCGTCTCACGACAGTGAAAtgagtgtgttgctgtgtgttgaaTGTTTTCCACTGTTTATTGAAAACAATAGAATCTGACGGTGTGAATGCAGCTTTACAGTGAGAAGCAGGTAGTAACTatagttaaataaaacaaaccttaACCAatccaacacaaacattaatttaCCTTCAACCCACCAGTTCAAACAGGGAATGAGTTGACACCTCAGTACCTCCTTTCTAATCAAGACCAAACAAACATTCTATGTAGTCTTTCATGGAAAGTATGAACTGTATTAACCAGTTAAATTAACCTGGATTATTAGATTTGGTCTAATGCTAAATATGCCGATAAGAATAAAGTGTTAACGCTCTTTCGACCCTACAAAGCAAAGTAAGCTCCTATGTAAAATCCTCTGTAAATCCTGTTTGACCTCATATCCTGTTAGAAAAAAGCAATCACTGAAAGCTGAAATGCTTGAAATCGTGTTTTAGCAGTGATGCAAGTGAAGTATTAATAATGTCATTAAGAAGTTGAAGTGCAGTCGTGTGCAGCCACAAACGGAGAAAAAGGCAGAGAGATTTGAATTAAAATTCAAGAAGGAGGAGCTCTTTGGTCTCAGTTTGCAACTTCACATCAAACCTTTAAGTTCACAAGCACATTCATTTCACATCTTCCACTTATGTCATGATAAATATGTATCTATAAATCGTACAACCACTATGGAGTTTACAGGAAGTTGTAGCATGTTCTGTAATCTAATGGAAAACCTTTATTAAAGTATATATGCTAATGTTTTGTCCTGGGGATTACTCATTTTATTCTGATTTTGAGAACAATGTAACAGCTACCTGGACTATATTCAGTGCAACATGTCTTCAAATGTAGTCACTTTAGTTAGTAGGCTGTGGGGAGGTGGTAGTGCAGCACTCTGACAGCATATAAACAGTTGTTTCAGTCCTGTGAGTGATCAGGTTTAGGGAACAAAGCCAGTTTAAATGTGTCATACTGTGTTGTTCAAGTCACATGTCACAAGTCACaaggtttttcattttaaagcacGTCCTGTCTGACCAATGTAGAAGAATTTAAATCCTTCCCTCATGTTGACAGAATACAAACCCAGGAGGCATTGTGCGTCTCAAAGTGTGCAACTCTAGGCACTTCATTAGCatctattttttaaaatcagttcacAATGGATAATGTTTAGTTCTATCTCAACATTCAGCAGTGGACCTGAGTTTAAATGTTGAGTCAAAGTTAAAggtttgatgaagaaaataagGGAATGTCTATAAAGACCTTTGTTGAGACATCATGAAGGTTCAGTGAGCACTTATGGTCATAGAGGAATATGCAGGCAGGGTATAATGCAGAGTTCCATTTCAAACCTCAGGGTGTGTTCAAATACACCACTAGGGCAAAGTGTCCTGCTTTCAGATGACAGACAGTGGTGTTAGTATTAAAGGAGCAGAGTTTGTATAGAACAGTCATAAATAGTTGGTGGTAGGAAACCATCAATGAACATAGGTAGTAAAGTTAGGGCTGTAGATTGGGTTTGTGTACGGATGAATTTCAGGATATATAATAACACTAGGAGCAGAAGTGGTTATGATGGTTTCTATGTTAATCCCTGAGAATGTCTGTGGCACAGTGCAGCACATCACTTAACGAGCTCTTATTTCCCACTCGGGCATCAGTACACTGATAACAATAACAAATTCATTCAAAATTATTCACTTCCTtgaacaacaaaaactgaaaaaaaaccaacatgaatattaaattccAAACAATAAGGAGGCTGAACAATTCCTTCTTCCCAATAAAAAAACTTGTAAGCACTTGTATTGAGCTGGCAGTTCGAATGCAGACTCCTGAAGTGGCTGCAGCAGTATCTGCATCGACTCCAGTGCTTTGACCAGCTGTGAGTGACTGGAGTCCATTTGCTGCTCTCCGCTCATCTCCATCAGTCGATCTCTGGCATGCACTTAAACCATTTGGACACACGGCCCTGCCTCTTGGCTGCTCTTTCCTGTGAGCCCAGTAGCCCGTCCATGTAGTGGCCGTACTCACTGATGGCATCTTCAACACGAGTGATGTACAGCCAGCTGACTATCACACCAAAgaactagagagagagagacagagagataagcTAAGTGCTGGAAAGGATGGAATGTCACCCTTGGTGCTTGTCATTAGttgatgttttcatcacttGCATCATACCCCCATGTCTTAGTCTAAGTCGTTCCCAAAAAAGGAAGAGATGCAAAGAAACAATGCTACGAGACATAAttccagaaaaaaatattccccccccctgtccgtttgtttttttgtttgcttgcAGGATTCCACAAAATTggacatgagccaagaaagagACCATAAGATTTTggagtggatccaggattttttcccccactctctttaacattatgagatAGGACGTTTTCACccatttcccagggaataactCTGGCACAGTTGGTGTAGAACCAAAGAAAAGACATGCATACACAGAGCTGGAGAGATTCATATTAACATCATCACCCAGATGTGGCTGATTTAAAGGTGGTTTCATAACAGGACTGTTGGCCAGAGGTATGCAATTCTACTGCATTTAGCAGCATGTTTGTGCTGCAATGCTAACAGACAATACAATCTTCCTATGACTATATTATTATCCATGACCAAGATCCATTTTTTGTGTGAGTAGACATACAATAGGTCAATGAAGCCTTTCATGCTTATGTAAGTCCTGTATGTATGTAGATACCCTCTTACATCCATTGATAGCtgccagtgagtgtgtgtctgcctttTAATGTATtatgtgaataaaaatgaaaaggttaAGACAGAAGTGACAACGTGATGGATAATAGCTTTCGTGTCCCTCACACCCACATCCTCTAATGGATCTTAAGTAAGTCTGAATGTGTCACAATATcttctggaaaatgtttttaatgctaGAAAAACTCTGAAGTCAAAATCACATGTAATTCACACTGATATGTaagatatagatatattttaGGTTCATGTATCAAGAattcctttttatttgaaacCTCAATTAAAAAGcatgcaaaacattttgtgaaaaatgCACTGCTTATTTTCTCACTGCGAACAGCGTAGAGCTGCCAGACGAACCCGAGGTAGAGCAATTTACATTTTCTCCTGCGTCAGAGTTATTTTCATCAGACAGGCTGTTGAATATGGATAAAGGTTTTTCGTGCTTCTGATATTCACAAACATTCTGGAACTGTGAGTCACTGTGAGACTTTTAGCAAATATTTCGGTGAAAGTCAAAGGTAGAAATGACACAACACGTCTACTTTGATACCCATCAAGGTTCCCTTCTTAAATGTTTGCTATAATTATCCATCCAGAAGAAATCATCAGGGACACAACAGAGGAGAGTAGCCCTTAAACCAGTACAATAAATAATGAGGTGGACTTAATCCTTTCCCTTCATATCACATATAGAGCCCTTTCTCCTCAGGGAGACCAGTAAACCTGCCTATTTATGTAAGTAATGATCTTGTATGTAACAATGCACTCAGGGACAACAACTCTTGCTCCTCAGGCATACCCATGAGCCAATGCACTACTGCTTTTTTGCGTGCATGCATGACACATGCGTGGGACCCCAGATGAAATATGTAAGCAATAGCCCTGTAGTCTAAAATGGTTCGTcggtgcatgtgcgtgtgcgtgcatgcgtgtgagTACCTGCGGCAGTAGGATCCCTAACAGCAGTCCAGCCATGATCTTATAGTTGTCTAACAGCCAGATGAAGAAAGCATCAGTGCAGCCTCTGATGTGAATGACTTCGATCAAGTCCAAACGCTACGAGAAACACAACACTTCTTATCAGGTAGGTACGTTTTCACAGCTTTACAACAGTTACACActtgagaaaacacaacaatcatTTATTTGACCTGTGTGGTGAGTTATTAAACCCGACAGCTGCACAAATATGATGGATAATGTTATTTGAGTCACCGCAGGGAAAACATCATGCTGccagagaaaacaacacaccaCCAGATCTGGCTTTTAAAGCAAGCAACAATTTAAACAGACTTTAAAAGAGAGGGGCAGCTCTAAGCGTATGGTGACATGTGTGACACTTTTTAActgaaaatgtatgaatgtcCCCACAATTATATGTGGACTTATTTAACCTGTATGGAAATTAACATCTGCCTCATCTTAATTCAGTGATGTGAATCCGTCTTACCTCTTTTTTGAGCACATCGCAGCCACACATAGTGTTGGCCACTTCATTAggctgcaggacagagaggcagagagacaaagacaagagtTAGAAAGGAGGAAAATATACTGGGTTGTTTTCAAAAACATGACTAAAACATCATGGACTAAACAACTGAACTTTTAAGCTGAATGAGTTTGACTCGTCACTGGAGCTCATGTTGTTTGGTCAATGATAATGAACAATGCACTTACACATGGACGCCAAACATGAACTGAATATGATTTAAATTACTATTTAAAGGACACTTTTATCAGAATGACTGTGTAActgaatatattaaaaacatcacTTGTATCTATTTTCCATTTGAACCAATTGAGCACAGTCGAAAGAGTGCGAGTGCATTTTACTGTTTATATAAGAATTGTGTAATTCCAATATTTCCTATGTTACTATGTTTCTGATTTACTAATAATAGGAGCAGAATaagtatttataaataaatcacagttGTCAATCAGGTGCGAAAAGATATGATCTGTTTGAGCTTCTGTCCCGACCATGTGTCATCTCTGGCACACAGAGTTGTGTCATTTGCCAGACTTTCCCTCCATCACCACGTGTCAAGACCAAATTTAACTTCTCTAACTAATATGAGGTATTTTCTGGATACATTTATGTAGAAATGATAAACCCTGGTGGCAGTGGATCTACCCATTGTAATAGTATTGACAgataaattaaactaaatgtgaataaaaaagtGCATAAATAGAAACCCCTCTGAGAATTAGTTTTTGCGTTTCCAATATCTTGACTGTGATAAAAGCAGGCCTGACTACAGTAAAGATATTATTGGCTGCCATTAGGTTGCTTAACATTGTTTGAGCCCAAGCAGCAAGAACTGCAACATCATTAGTCACAATACGTTACTGAAATCatggaattaaaaacaaattacaaccactgaaagaagaaattaatttaactttttattaaaaCTGACTTAGAATAATGCAAAATTGTGAGTCAGGTGAGAAAAACATCTTAATGCATAGCTCTGGTAACTGAATTAAATGCTGAGGACACAGGATAGAGGATCGGTGAGTTGTTTTCTgaataaaaacctgtgtttgTTCTCGATGACCTCTGGGAGAGTGTAGTATAAATTACAGGGGAACACATGAAGTTTTGTGTAGGAGAAAAtcgcctgtgtttgtgtgtgtgtggcagcggATTTAATCACCATCATAAGGATGATGAGAggcatttaaaatgtaactcTGCACTATAATGACAGACAAACTGAACTGAGTGTGCAGGGCAACACAGTCCTGTGATAAATATATAGATCCTGGCTTTATCCAAGCAGTTTAGGTAATGTCACACAGATGCTGTATAAATAACCATCAGATGCTGTTATCCATGGGCTCTGGGTGGTATTGTATTGACAGCTACAGTTAACAGGGATTACAACAGTTTTCATTCAGTAGGTAAGAACCACACAAAGGAAAACTACAGCAATTAATATGCATGAAAATTGCATTGTAACATTTAAAACTGCACTGATGTAGCTTTGCACTcctaaaacacaacacatttacatggacaccatTATACCAATATTAACCAGATtaagacaatagtctgaataagcaCTGTTAAATAAAATGCACTTTCTGATTACTTAAACCTGAATTAGGTTATAATcggaataagaaaaaaataaatataaatagtacTGATTAGGATGCGTGGAGTGTTTTGACCCTAGTCACATTACGTAGACATTTAAACAGCTTAATCACATTATATAAATTACAGCAATTACCAACTGCTTGACCAACCATGCTCTAGGTTTGAGTGTAAACAGGATGGGAAAATAATAAAGAGATGAAGCTTTTAAAAAATTAGAAATAGTAGCATTGTGCATTTGGGACTTTAAAATTCTGGCGGAAACATCGTATGACAAAGTGGACATAATCAGACTAATGggaatataaatgtaatattctAATAGCAACTCATGTCAAgatcataatcaaaataatgcCAGAATAAGGTTAATAGCCAGATTTGTAAACATAACCACTGTTGCACTGGTGCACTTCCTTTTTGATGTtaagtgaaatattaaaaatatatcacaAAATCTGGACATTGAGCTCATGAGGACGTTAAGGCCTTGTTTACTAGGTTTCTAGTGCTGTGTTGTGATGAAAACAATATAAGGACAATATAGTCATACCGTTTACAATGACTGTATACTAGCAGCAGTAGTAATAGAACTGGTTTAGTTGTGATAGCTGAACGCAAGTTGAAATAGAATGGATAACAGTCATGGACGCTGCGATGTGATTCTATATAGTAGTTAACAGTATTAGTGCCAGGGATGGTGCCAGATATTGTCAGCAGCAGTTAGCGTTGTGATAGCAGCAGAGTTTAAGTAACTGTGGTACCTACCATAGTAGTAATGCAGCAGGTATACGGGACACCGCAGGCCATTGGACCAGGTGCAGAACAGTTGTGGTACATGTTGAACTCCCAGTCGTTGTACGCTTGAGCTCCACAACACTTAAACTGCCAGAGATGAGACAAGTGcagagaagaaggaagaaaaaacagagataaagaatgagatggaggaaaatgtatCAGGTGAAGAGTGGGGTGGAGATGGGGTGGGCaggggtgagggagagggataaaatgtaaacaactttgtaaaaaaacattatttctgcTGTGCTCAGGCAATGCCAGTAACATTTTGCAATGAAATGAACCACAATTAATGATGATTTGCATGTAAttatgagtctgtgtgtttgtctccctTTAACTTTACATAAATCTGTGGACAGGTGGTGGTTAGGCTAAAGATTTGCTCTGAATCACTAATTCAGACAATATAAAtttgtaaatgatttatttgtgaACAATTCTTATCATCAATGACTGTCACATTAACAAACATTAAACTCCTAATTCATAGTTTTCAGACACAAAGGGTctcaaaacttaaaataaacactCCCCCAGAATGAA
This genomic interval carries:
- the tspan15 gene encoding tetraspanin-15, translating into MSNNEEIRYCHRFSYIVLKFLLFAYAIVWWLIGGFVLAIGIYAEVERQRYKTLEGMFLAPAIILIVLGIVMFIVSLIGVLASLRDNLTLLKVFMYTLAVCLILELLGGILALVFRNQTVDLLNKNIRKGIVNYYDDLDFKNIMDFVQKKFKCCGAQAYNDWEFNMYHNCSAPGPMACGVPYTCCITTMPNEVANTMCGCDVLKKERLDLIEVIHIRGCTDAFFIWLLDNYKIMAGLLLGILLPQFFGVIVSWLYITRVEDAISEYGHYMDGLLGSQERAAKRQGRVSKWFKCMPEID